One region of Candidatus Leptovillus gracilis genomic DNA includes:
- the trpE gene encoding anthranilate synthase component I — translation MYQPTLAEFRQLAAGAANLIPVYREFAADLETPVSVYIKLLDELGPSFLLESVEGGEQVGRYSFVGVNPRGMVALHGRSVSRYSYPIHGEPRTEHGIRNTAHELADGEDILDVLKAELGQFSPADLPGLPRFQGGAVGYLGYDVVRYFERLPETAVPILPIPDAIFLLTDTLVVFDHARHRLIILANAHVAADVEAAYVDAIQRIARVSEKLLRPLPAIPQRRYGVRNGRNGRIEANMSQTRYEEIVAEAQEHIAAGDIFQVVLSQRFSRHTSADSFAIYRALRMLNPSPYMFFFNFPEFDIQVVGASPEMHVRLEDGVASVRPIAGTRWRGATPQADNALADDLLADPKERAEHVMLVDLGRNDIGRVSEYGTVRVRDLMVVERYSHVMHMVSHVEGQIKPGMDAFDLMRATFPAGTVSGAPKVKAMTIIEELEGERRGLYAGAVGYFSYDGSMDTCIAIRTMLVQGDTVHVQAGAGIVADSDPASEYRECVNKAKALFVAVDKAEQGIL, via the coding sequence GTGTATCAGCCAACTTTGGCTGAGTTTCGCCAATTGGCGGCGGGTGCGGCGAATTTGATTCCGGTGTACCGGGAGTTTGCGGCCGATTTGGAGACGCCGGTGTCGGTGTATATCAAGCTGCTGGACGAACTAGGGCCGTCGTTTCTGCTGGAATCGGTGGAGGGCGGTGAGCAGGTGGGGCGTTACTCCTTCGTGGGGGTGAATCCGCGTGGGATGGTGGCGCTGCACGGCCGTTCCGTCAGCCGTTATTCGTATCCCATACACGGTGAACCGCGCACAGAACACGGAATACGGAATACGGCACACGAGTTGGCCGATGGCGAAGACATCCTGGACGTGCTGAAGGCGGAGTTGGGCCAATTCTCTCCGGCCGATTTGCCCGGTCTGCCCCGTTTTCAGGGCGGGGCGGTTGGTTATTTGGGCTATGATGTGGTGCGTTACTTCGAGCGGCTGCCGGAAACGGCCGTGCCCATCCTGCCCATCCCTGACGCCATTTTCCTCCTGACCGATACTCTGGTGGTCTTCGACCATGCCCGCCACCGGCTGATTATTCTGGCCAACGCCCACGTCGCCGCGGACGTGGAGGCGGCTTATGTGGATGCCATACAGCGCATTGCGCGGGTGAGCGAGAAGTTGTTACGGCCGTTACCGGCTATCCCACAGCGAAGATACGGGGTGAGGAATGGGCGGAACGGCCGTATTGAAGCCAACATGAGCCAGACCCGCTACGAAGAAATCGTCGCTGAGGCCCAGGAACACATCGCCGCCGGCGACATCTTCCAGGTGGTGTTGAGCCAGCGCTTCAGCCGTCATACCAGCGCCGACTCCTTCGCCATCTACCGGGCGCTGCGGATGCTCAACCCATCGCCCTACATGTTCTTTTTCAACTTTCCCGAATTCGACATACAGGTGGTCGGCGCATCGCCGGAGATGCACGTGCGGCTGGAAGATGGCGTCGCCAGTGTGCGCCCCATCGCCGGAACCCGTTGGCGCGGCGCAACCCCCCAGGCCGACAACGCCCTGGCCGACGACCTGCTGGCCGACCCCAAAGAGCGGGCCGAACACGTCATGCTGGTGGATTTGGGGCGCAACGACATCGGCCGCGTCAGCGAATATGGCACAGTGCGGGTGCGTGATTTGATGGTGGTGGAGCGTTACAGCCACGTCATGCACATGGTCAGCCACGTCGAGGGACAGATCAAGCCGGGTATGGACGCCTTTGACCTGATGCGCGCCACGTTCCCGGCCGGCACGGTCAGCGGCGCGCCTAAGGTCAAAGCGATGACAATCATCGAAGAATTAGAGGGTGAGCGGCGCGGTTTGTACGCTGGCGCGGTGGGTTATTTCAGTTATGATGGCAGCATGGACACCTGTATTGCCATCCGCACGATGCTGGTGCAGGGTGACACAGTTCACGTGCAGGCCGGCGCTGGCATCGTCGCCGACAGTGATCCGGCCAGTGAGTATCGAGAGTGTGTCAATAAAGCAAAGGCGCTTTTTGTGGCCGTGGACAAAGCAGAGCAAGGAATTCTATAA
- a CDS encoding aminodeoxychorismate/anthranilate synthase component II, with amino-acid sequence MIVVIDNYDSFTYNLVQYLGELGAELTVFRNDQVTLEEIRALRPTQIVISPGPGDPGDGGISNDVIRELGPTTPVLGVCLGHQCIGEVYGGKVTRAPRLMHGKVSPVYHNRQGLFSGVPSPFNATRYHSLIVEEPLPDCLKVTAFTSEGEVMALQHSEYPVVGVQFHPESILTEHGKRILQNFLDGR; translated from the coding sequence ATGATTGTGGTGATTGATAACTACGACTCGTTTACCTACAACCTGGTGCAATATTTGGGGGAATTGGGGGCAGAGTTAACTGTGTTTCGTAATGATCAGGTGACGCTGGAGGAGATCCGCGCCTTGCGGCCGACGCAAATCGTCATCAGCCCGGGGCCGGGCGATCCGGGGGATGGCGGCATTTCTAACGATGTGATCCGCGAGTTGGGGCCGACGACGCCGGTCTTGGGCGTTTGCCTGGGCCACCAGTGTATTGGCGAAGTGTATGGCGGCAAGGTGACGCGCGCGCCGCGCCTGATGCACGGCAAGGTTTCGCCGGTGTACCATAATCGTCAGGGCTTATTCTCTGGCGTGCCCAGCCCGTTTAACGCCACGCGCTACCATTCGCTCATCGTTGAGGAGCCGCTGCCGGACTGCCTGAAGGTGACGGCTTTCACCAGCGAGGGCGAGGTGATGGCCTTGCAGCACAGCGAATATCCGGTGGTGGGTGTACAGTTCCACCCGGAGAGCATTTTGACGGAGCATGGTAAGCGGATATTGCAGAATTTTTTAGACGGCCGTTGA
- the trpS gene encoding tryptophan--tRNA ligase has protein sequence MSKKRVFSGIQPTGNTHLGNYLGAIRNWVARQAEKENFFCIVDLHSLTVPQKPGELRYETRSMAAMLLACGLDPDQSTIFIQSHVTAHAEGCWLLNCVTPLGWLQRMTQFKDKSAKQESVLTGLLDYPVLMAGDIIFYDAHEVPVGEDQKQHVELARDIAQRFNALYESEFFVIPQPIIPAVGARVMGLDDPTAKMSKSLADKRGHAVRLLDDPKEIMRSFKRAVTDSGNEIVFSNDPEKAGVNNLLGIYKAVTGKEETAVLADFADARGYGDLKTRVAEVTIEMLAPIRERHNQLMQDPAELDRLMAVGAAQARAVSQPKVDEMKRMMGLVVP, from the coding sequence ATGAGTAAAAAACGAGTATTTAGTGGCATTCAACCAACGGGCAACACCCATTTGGGCAATTATTTAGGGGCCATCCGCAACTGGGTGGCGCGGCAGGCAGAGAAGGAAAACTTCTTTTGCATTGTGGATTTGCACAGTCTGACAGTGCCGCAGAAGCCGGGTGAACTGCGCTACGAAACGCGGTCTATGGCCGCCATGCTGTTGGCCTGTGGTCTGGACCCTGATCAGAGTACCATTTTCATTCAAAGCCACGTGACGGCCCACGCCGAGGGCTGCTGGCTGTTGAACTGCGTCACGCCGCTGGGCTGGTTACAGCGCATGACGCAGTTCAAAGACAAGTCGGCCAAACAGGAGAGCGTGTTGACAGGGCTGCTGGATTATCCGGTGCTGATGGCCGGTGACATCATCTTCTATGATGCCCATGAAGTGCCGGTGGGCGAAGACCAGAAGCAGCACGTGGAGCTGGCGCGCGACATCGCCCAGCGTTTTAACGCGCTGTATGAGAGCGAGTTTTTTGTGATTCCGCAGCCGATTATCCCGGCGGTTGGCGCGCGGGTGATGGGCCTGGATGATCCCACGGCCAAAATGTCCAAAAGTCTGGCCGATAAACGGGGGCACGCCGTGCGCCTGTTGGACGACCCGAAGGAGATCATGCGTTCGTTTAAGCGGGCGGTGACGGATTCGGGCAACGAGATCGTCTTTTCCAATGACCCGGAGAAGGCAGGGGTGAACAATTTGTTGGGCATCTATAAAGCGGTGACGGGCAAGGAGGAAACGGCCGTACTCGCCGATTTTGCCGATGCCCGGGGTTATGGCGACCTGAAAACGCGCGTGGCTGAAGTCACCATTGAGATGTTGGCTCCCATCCGCGAGCGCCATAACCAACTGATGCAAGACCCGGCCGAATTGGACCGGCTGATGGCGGTTGGCGCCGCGCAGGCGCGGGCCGTCTCGCAGCCAAAAGTGGACGAGATGAAACGGATGATGGGGCTGGTGGTTCCTTAG
- a CDS encoding CopG family transcriptional regulator has product MLDKCGTVRTTVMFPAKLLQRNQNLVDSGQSPNRNALIVTALEQFIARLEREEIDRQFATLSGDAAYQALQNDIAESFAKSDWEALRQSAARRDGANRQDIEDNSGFVNGR; this is encoded by the coding sequence ATGCTCGACAAATGTGGAACGGTCCGTACCACCGTGATGTTTCCCGCAAAACTGCTTCAACGCAACCAGAACCTGGTGGACTCAGGCCAGTCGCCGAACCGCAATGCCCTCATTGTTACGGCTTTAGAGCAGTTCATTGCCCGGCTAGAGCGAGAAGAAATTGATCGTCAATTTGCCACGCTGTCCGGCGATGCTGCGTATCAGGCGCTGCAAAACGACATCGCTGAATCTTTTGCCAAGAGCGACTGGGAGGCATTGAGGCAGTCTGCCGCCAGACGTGATGGCGCAAATAGACAAGATATTGAAGATAACTCTGGATTTGTGAACGGCCGTTGA
- a CDS encoding TrpB-like pyridoxal phosphate-dependent enzyme, with protein sequence MSDQTKFLLDESKLPQAWYNINADMPVPPAPVLHPQTKEPVTPDFLSVLFPMGLIMQEISTERYIEIPEPVREIYKLWRPTPFFRAHRLEKALDTPAHIYYKYEGVSPVGSHKPNTAVPQAFYNKEEGVKALTTETGAGQWGSALAMACNFFGMDLEVYMVKTSYNMKPYRRMVIEGYGAEVYASPTDRTDYGRSVLAEDPNNPGSLGIAISEAVEVAAKSGGQKKYSLGSVLNHVLLHQTVIGQEVLMQLEMAGEYPDMVIACTGGGSNFGGFAFPFLQQNFTNGKTTRVIAAEPSASPSLTKGRYTFDYGDTAQMAPIVKMHTLGHTFMPPDIHAGGLRYHGMSPQVSALVDNGDVEARSVKQLDTFKAALTFARAEGIIPAPEPTHAIAIAIEEALKCKESGEKKVIVFNLCGHGHFDMASYDAYMKGQLQDYDYPQAAIEEAMTHLPEIR encoded by the coding sequence ATGAGCGACCAGACGAAATTTTTGTTAGACGAAAGCAAGCTGCCGCAGGCGTGGTACAACATCAATGCCGACATGCCCGTGCCGCCGGCGCCGGTGCTGCACCCGCAGACGAAAGAACCGGTGACGCCTGATTTTCTCAGCGTGTTGTTCCCTATGGGGCTGATCATGCAGGAGATCAGCACGGAACGGTATATTGAAATTCCGGAGCCGGTGCGCGAGATTTACAAGCTGTGGCGGCCGACCCCGTTTTTCCGCGCCCATCGGTTAGAGAAGGCGCTGGATACCCCGGCGCACATTTATTACAAATATGAAGGCGTCAGCCCGGTGGGATCACATAAGCCGAATACGGCCGTTCCCCAGGCTTTTTACAACAAAGAAGAAGGCGTCAAGGCCCTGACCACCGAGACCGGCGCCGGGCAGTGGGGGTCGGCGTTGGCGATGGCCTGCAACTTTTTTGGCATGGACCTGGAAGTGTACATGGTCAAAACGTCGTATAACATGAAGCCTTACCGCCGCATGGTCATTGAGGGGTATGGCGCGGAAGTATATGCCAGCCCAACCGACCGCACGGATTACGGCCGTTCCGTCCTGGCCGAGGACCCCAATAATCCCGGTTCGCTGGGCATTGCCATCTCCGAAGCGGTAGAAGTAGCGGCTAAATCGGGCGGGCAGAAAAAATACAGCCTGGGATCGGTTCTCAATCACGTGCTGCTGCACCAGACGGTGATTGGGCAGGAAGTGCTGATGCAGTTGGAAATGGCCGGCGAATACCCGGATATGGTCATCGCTTGCACCGGCGGCGGCTCTAATTTTGGTGGTTTTGCCTTCCCCTTCTTGCAGCAGAACTTCACCAACGGCAAAACGACGCGGGTCATTGCCGCCGAACCGTCGGCATCGCCCAGCCTGACCAAAGGCAGGTATACGTTTGATTATGGCGACACGGCGCAGATGGCTCCCATCGTCAAAATGCACACCTTGGGCCACACCTTCATGCCGCCGGACATTCACGCCGGCGGTCTGCGCTATCATGGCATGTCGCCCCAGGTGAGCGCCCTGGTAGACAATGGCGATGTGGAAGCCCGCTCGGTGAAGCAGCTAGACACCTTCAAAGCCGCGCTGACCTTCGCCCGCGCTGAAGGCATAATCCCCGCGCCGGAACCCACCCACGCCATCGCCATCGCCATCGAAGAAGCGCTGAAATGCAAAGAGAGCGGCGAGAAAAAGGTGATTGTGTTCAACCTCTGTGGGCACGGTCATTTTGATATGGCTTCTTATGACGCCTACATGAAAGGCCAACTGCAAGATTACGATTATCCGCAGGCGGCAATTGAAGAAGCGATGACCCATTTGCCGGAGATAAGGTGA
- the trpD gene encoding anthranilate phosphoribosyltransferase: MPLKEAIAEVINGRHLAFNQAEEAMNVIMNGEATPAQIGSYLTALRMKGETVDEIAGSAQSMRAHVVAVAVPGLLPGEMVVDTCGTGGDGKHTFNISTTAAFVVAGAGVKVAKHGNRAASSQSGSADVLLALGGNLDLAPAQVAACIAEVGIGFLYAIHHHPAMRFAIGPRREMGQRTVFNLLGPLTNPAGATHQLIGVYSPALTEPLAAVLAKLGSQAAYVVHGADGLDELSTTGVNRVSYLRDGIVRTRELDPRDLGLARATMADLLGGAPQDNAQITYDILSGQDQGPRRDIVLLNAAAALSVADDNLMAGLEKARNSIANGRALAALQSWIKTTNSFL, translated from the coding sequence ATGCCCTTAAAAGAAGCCATTGCCGAAGTGATTAACGGCCGTCACCTCGCCTTCAACCAGGCAGAAGAAGCCATGAACGTCATCATGAACGGCGAAGCCACCCCGGCGCAAATCGGCAGCTACCTGACGGCCCTGCGCATGAAAGGCGAAACGGTGGACGAAATCGCCGGCAGCGCCCAATCCATGCGCGCCCATGTCGTCGCGGTGGCCGTGCCTGGCCTGCTGCCCGGCGAGATGGTCGTGGATACCTGCGGCACTGGCGGCGACGGCAAACACACCTTCAACATCTCCACCACGGCCGCATTTGTTGTCGCCGGGGCCGGGGTGAAGGTCGCCAAACATGGCAATCGCGCCGCCAGCAGCCAATCCGGCTCGGCCGACGTGCTGCTGGCTCTGGGCGGCAATCTGGACCTTGCCCCGGCGCAGGTGGCTGCCTGCATAGCCGAGGTGGGCATCGGCTTTTTGTATGCCATCCACCACCATCCGGCCATGCGCTTCGCCATCGGGCCGCGCCGGGAGATGGGGCAGCGCACTGTCTTTAACCTCCTGGGGCCGCTGACCAATCCCGCCGGAGCGACGCACCAACTGATCGGCGTTTACAGCCCGGCGCTGACAGAACCGCTGGCGGCCGTGCTGGCTAAATTGGGCAGCCAGGCCGCTTATGTGGTTCACGGCGCGGATGGATTAGACGAACTTTCGACGACGGGCGTGAATCGCGTCAGCTATTTAAGAGATGGGATTGTGCGTACCCGTGAACTAGATCCGCGTGACCTGGGTCTGGCGCGGGCGACGATGGCCGATCTATTGGGCGGCGCGCCGCAGGACAATGCCCAAATCACCTACGACATTCTTAGTGGGCAAGACCAGGGGCCGCGCCGCGACATTGTGCTGCTGAATGCCGCCGCCGCCCTCAGTGTGGCGGATGATAACCTGATGGCCGGACTGGAAAAAGCGCGTAATTCTATTGCTAACGGCCGTGCCCTGGCCGCCTTACAATCCTGGATTAAGACAACCAACAGCTTCCTATGA
- a CDS encoding transcriptional repressor, producing the protein MEDQLTRLSAALTAHGYRLTASRQAILAALVACGGHISADDLVERVHQDSPNVGRMTVYRTLDLLCQLNLIRPIYQGTGAAHFVLLHHGHHHHLICGACDKVIEFDDCVLAEIEKVVGQRFRFDVQGHLLEFYGLCEECRN; encoded by the coding sequence ATGGAAGATCAACTCACCCGGCTCAGTGCGGCGCTTACCGCACATGGTTATCGGCTCACTGCCTCGCGGCAGGCCATTCTCGCAGCGCTGGTTGCCTGCGGCGGTCACATCTCCGCCGACGATCTGGTAGAGCGTGTGCATCAAGATTCCCCCAACGTTGGCCGCATGACGGTGTACCGCACGCTCGATTTGTTGTGCCAACTCAACCTCATTCGCCCTATTTACCAGGGTACCGGCGCGGCCCATTTTGTCTTGTTGCATCACGGCCATCATCACCATCTCATCTGCGGCGCGTGCGACAAAGTCATTGAGTTTGATGACTGCGTGTTGGCGGAAATCGAAAAAGTGGTCGGCCAGCGCTTCCGTTTTGATGTGCAGGGACACTTGCTAGAGTTTTACGGTCTGTGCGAAGAATGCCGGAACTAA
- the trpC gene encoding indole-3-glycerol phosphate synthase TrpC, with protein MSVTNLAKRRGTILDEIMTFHRENLPKIMRETPLENVRAFANTAPPPNDFYAALRKPGVSLIAECKKASPSKGLLVAKYNPVQLARAYVQGGASAISVLTDGRHFQGSLEHLRDVRQSVGSQKIPVLRKDFIFHPYQVYEARAAGADAILLITAVLGENELRDLLHLAQQLGMSALVEVHTEAELEKALAVKPRIIGVNNRNLQTFEVDFANTARLRQRIPEDVVVVAESGIKTAVDVHAMRRIGVDAILVGETLVKSKDLVATVKHLVAAGS; from the coding sequence ATGAGCGTTACCAACTTAGCCAAACGTCGCGGGACTATTCTTGACGAAATAATGACCTTTCATCGGGAAAACCTGCCGAAAATAATGCGCGAAACGCCGCTGGAAAATGTGCGGGCGTTCGCCAACACCGCGCCACCACCCAACGATTTCTACGCCGCGCTGCGCAAGCCCGGCGTGTCCTTAATCGCCGAATGCAAAAAAGCGTCGCCCAGCAAAGGACTGTTGGTCGCCAAATACAATCCGGTGCAGTTGGCGCGGGCCTACGTGCAGGGTGGGGCCAGCGCGATTTCTGTATTGACCGACGGCCGTCACTTTCAAGGTTCGCTGGAGCATCTGCGCGATGTGCGCCAATCGGTTGGCTCGCAGAAAATCCCGGTGCTGCGCAAAGATTTCATCTTCCACCCCTATCAGGTGTATGAGGCGCGGGCCGCCGGCGCCGACGCGATTTTGTTGATTACGGCCGTTCTCGGCGAAAATGAGCTGCGCGACTTGCTGCATCTGGCGCAGCAACTGGGCATGAGTGCTCTGGTGGAAGTGCATACCGAGGCGGAACTGGAAAAAGCGCTGGCGGTGAAGCCACGAATCATCGGCGTCAACAACCGCAACTTGCAGACCTTCGAGGTGGATTTTGCCAACACCGCCCGGCTGCGCCAGCGCATCCCCGAAGACGTGGTCGTGGTGGCGGAGAGTGGGATTAAAACGGCCGTTGATGTCCACGCCATGCGCCGCATTGGCGTGGACGCCATTCTCGTCGGCGAAACCCTGGTGAAAAGCAAGGACCTGGTTGCCACCGTCAAGCATCTGGTTGCGGCCGGTTCGTAA